From the Erythrolamprus reginae isolate rEryReg1 chromosome Z, rEryReg1.hap1, whole genome shotgun sequence genome, one window contains:
- the LOC139154031 gene encoding olfactory receptor 14I1-like: MNNLTFSFFLLLEFSDVRDLQILYFFIFLALYMITLIGNLLIIAAIAIDYHLHTPMYFFIMNLAVTDLGIVSVSIPKLMTNYLTNSRSISYSECVAQVFFYLFFATCDVALLTVMAHDRHVAICNPLQYERIMHKEACICLAAAMWFSSLFNAIIQTGTIFSTTFCSNNIKQFFCEIPQLLKLSCCNCYLTEFWLLVIVGIITIVSFMYIILTYVKIFTAVLRIPSVNGQKKTLSTCLPHFVVISVFMFSGLFVYGRTYIEDSCSSNIFFSVLYIVIPPLLNPFIYSVRNKEIKVALKKWLRLDFLSRFF, translated from the coding sequence ATGAACAAtctcacattttctttctttctacttcttGAATTCTCAGATGTCAGGGATCTTCAGATTCTGTACTTCTTTATTTTTCTAGCTTTATACATGATAACTCTAATTGGGAATCTCCTCATCATTGCTGCCATAGCTATTGATTATCATCTTCATACCCCAATGTACTTCTTCATCATGAACTTGGCCGTGACAGACCTTGGaattgtttctgtttctattccaAAATTAATGACTAATTACCTCACGAATAGCAGATCCATATCTTATTCTGAGTGTGTGGCTCAGGTTTTTTTCTACCTTTTCTTTGCCACCTGTGATGTTGCCCTTCTAACAGTAATGGCCCATGATCGCCATGTTGCCATCTGCAACCCTCTTCAGTATGAACGAATAATGCACAAAGAAGCTTGTATTTGCTTGGCAGCTGCAATGTGGTTTAGTAGTCTGTTTAATGCCATAATACAAACTGGCACCATCTTTTCAACTACCTTTTGTTCCAATAATATCAAGCAGTTTTTCTGTGAAATCCCACAGCTATTAAAACTTTCTTGTTGTAATTGTTATCTCACTGAATTTTGGCTTCTTGTCATTGTAGGCATTATTACAATTGTATCATTTATGTATATCATTCTAACTTATGTGAAGATTTTTACTGCAGTGCTCAGAATTCCCTCAGTCAATGGACAAAAGAAAACACTCTCTACCTGCCTACCCCACTTTGTTGTTATCTCTGTATTTATGTTTAGTGGATTATTTGTCTATGGAAGGACTTATATTGAGGATTCATGCagctcaaatatttttttttcagtattaTATATTGTAATTCCTCCTCTGTTGAATCCATTCATCTATAGTGTAAGAAACAAAGAAATCAAAGTTGCGTTGAAGAAATGGTTACGCCTTGACTTTTTATCCAGATTTTTCTAA
- the LOC139153463 gene encoding olfactory receptor 14A16-like, with protein sequence MENQTTVPYFLLLEFSKNKHLKFLHFFFFFVLYLTTVTTNLLIISAITFDHRLHRPMYFFLMNLALQDLGIVSIIVPKSMINYITDNRCISYFGCVAQIFLFTSFLSSDFFLLTAMAYDRYVAICHPLHYEMVMNWKYCIEIIILVWVTGLFWRMLNATSTFSIPFCSNVVNQFFCELPHLLKLSCSGINLIEVGILVAGIITAVGCFTFIVVSYAVIFKTVLRIPSKNGRQKSLSTCIPHLTVVSMLISSGSIANLRPTSNTPSYLDFGLTVLYTLLPPMFNPIIYSMKNTNIKSALFQFWRF encoded by the coding sequence ATGGAGAACCAAACCACAGTGCCTTACTTTCTGCTTCTGGAATTCTCTAAAAATAAGCATCTGAagtttttgcatttctttttcttctttgtgttatatttgactactgtaacaacAAATCTTCTCATCATCTCTGCAATTACTTTTGATCATCGATTGCATAGACCCATGTATTTCTTTCTCATGAATTTAGCTCTACAAGACTTGGGTATTGTTTCAATCATTGTGCCCAAATCCATGATCAATTATATCACAGACAACAGATGCATCTCCTACTTTGGTTGTGTTGCTCAAATCTTTCTCTttacttcttttctctcttctgatTTCTTTCTTCTCACAGCCATGGCATATGATCGGTATGTCGCCATTTGCCACCCACTGCACTATGAGATGGTGATGAATTGGAAAtactgtattgaaataataattctaGTATGGGTTACAGGTCTCTTCTGGAGAATGTTGAATGCCACCAGTACCTTTTCCATCCCTTTTTGTTCTAATGTTGTCAACCAATTCTTTTGTGAACTGCCACATTTGCTAAAACTATCCTGTTCTGGCATAAATCTAATTGAGGTTGGAATTCTTGTGGCCGGTATCATTACTGCAGTAGGTTGTTTTACTTTTATAGTTGTATCTTATGCAGTGATCTTCAAGACAGTGTTAAGAATCCCTTCTAAAAATGGCAGGCAAAAATCTTTATCCACTTGCATTCCCCATCTTACAGTAGTGTCTATGTTAATATCAAGTGGAAGCATTGCCAATCTGAGACCTACTTCTAATACTCCATCTTATTTAGATTTTGGGTTGACTGTACTGTATACCCTCCTTCCACCAATGTTCAATCCAATCATCTATAGCAtgaaaaatacaaatattaaaagTGCCCTTTTCCAATTTTGGAGGTtttaa
- the LOC139152893 gene encoding olfactory receptor 14A16-like, translating to MENQTTVSYFLLLEFSKNQHVQFLHFLFFFVLYLTTVATNLLIICAIALDHRLHSPMYFFLMNLALQDLGIVSVIVPKSMINYVIDTRHISYFGCVAQIFLFLTFGSSDFFLLTVMAYDRYVAICNPLHYEMVMNWKYCIEIIILVWVMGVLYGMLHTTGTFSIPFCSNVVNQFFCEIPHLLRLSCSDINLLEVGILVATVIAALGCFTFIIVSYAVIFKTALRIPSEKGRQKALSTCIPHLTVVSMLLLSGCIANLRPPSNTPSYLDFGLTVLYTLLPPMFNPIIYSMRNKNIKSVLSQFWMF from the coding sequence ATGGAGAACCAAAccacagtgtcttactttctgcTTCTGGAATTCTCAAAAAATCAGCATGTGCAGTTTttgcatttccttttcttttttgtgttaTATCTGACAACTGTAGCAACAAATCTTTTAATCATCTGTGCAATTGCTTTAGACCATCGACTACACAGCCCCATGTATTTTTTTCTCATGAATTTAGCTCTTCAGGACTTGGGCATTGTTTCAGTCATTGTCCCCAAATCCATGATAAATTATGTGATAGACACCAGACATATCTCTTACTTTGGTTGTGTTGCtcaaatctttctctttctcaccttTGGGTCTTCTGATTTCTTCCTCCTGACAGTCATGGCATATGATCGATATGTTGCCATTTGTAATCCACTGCATTATGAGATGGTGATGAATTGGAAAtactgtattgaaataataattctaGTGTGGGTTATGGGTGTCCTCTATGGAATGTTGCATACCACTGGcaccttttccatcccttttTGTTCTAATGTGGTCAATCAATTCTTTTGTGAAATTCCACATTTGCTAAGACTATCATGCTCTGATATAAATCTACTTGAGGTTGGAATTCTTGTGGCCACTGTCATTGCTGCACTAGGTTGTTTTACTTTTATAATTGTATCTTATGCAGTGATCTTCAAGACAGCATTAAGAATCCCTTCTGAAAAAGGAAGGCAGAAAGCCTTGTCCACTTGTATTCCCCATCTTACGGTAGTGTCTATGTTATTATTAAGTGGATGCATTGCCAATCTGAGACCTCCTTCTAACACTCCATCTTATTTAGATTTTGGGTTGACAGTTCTGTATACCCTTCTTCCACCAATGTTCAATCCAATCATCTATagcatgagaaataaaaatatcaaaagtgTCCTTTCTCAATTTTGgatgttttaa